In Sphingobacteriaceae bacterium, the following proteins share a genomic window:
- a CDS encoding ATPase, which produces MEIHRIQTEELLKSLKPQKVILLLGARRVGKSVLLESVLKNYKRPYLYLNGEDEDTHQLLAQRTVSNYTRVLNGNDLLVIDEAQGIPEIGKKLKLMVDSIKGLKILVTGSSAFDILNISGEPLTGRSTVINLYPIWQGELKENALQIKQNLEDRLVYGSYPELWHLKSADEKKRYLSDLVNAYLLKDILILDGLRNASVVFSLLKMVAYQIGKEVSYNELGAALGISKNTVEKYLNLLTKVFVLYKVSAYSNNLRKEISKSQRWYFVDNGIRNAIIGDFEPLALRRDDDKGMLWENYLFMERLKRNTYKKNNPETYFWRTYDQQEIDLVEVKAKKINSFEFKYSSKKLPKQPVAFAKAYPGSGFEVINDKTYLDFIL; this is translated from the coding sequence ATGGAAATACATCGCATTCAAACCGAAGAACTCCTGAAAAGTTTGAAACCCCAAAAAGTAATTTTACTTCTTGGTGCGCGCCGCGTTGGTAAATCGGTGCTACTGGAAAGCGTTTTAAAAAACTATAAGCGCCCTTATTTATACCTCAACGGCGAAGACGAAGACACGCATCAATTGCTCGCACAACGTACGGTAAGCAATTACACAAGGGTATTAAATGGCAATGATTTATTGGTGATCGATGAAGCGCAAGGCATTCCAGAGATTGGTAAAAAATTAAAATTAATGGTAGATTCTATTAAAGGCTTAAAAATTCTTGTCACAGGATCTTCCGCTTTTGATATTCTCAACATTTCGGGCGAACCACTCACAGGAAGAAGTACGGTTATTAACCTTTACCCGATATGGCAAGGCGAACTAAAAGAAAATGCCTTGCAAATAAAACAAAATCTCGAAGACCGGCTTGTGTATGGTTCTTATCCAGAGCTATGGCATCTAAAGTCTGCTGATGAAAAAAAGCGGTATCTCTCAGATCTCGTAAATGCTTATCTCCTAAAAGACATTTTAATTCTCGACGGCTTACGAAATGCATCTGTAGTTTTTAGTCTTTTAAAAATGGTGGCTTATCAAATTGGAAAAGAAGTTTCTTATAATGAGCTGGGCGCCGCATTAGGCATAAGTAAGAACACTGTCGAAAAATATCTGAACCTGCTAACCAAAGTCTTTGTTCTTTACAAAGTATCTGCATACAGCAATAATTTAAGAAAAGAAATTTCTAAGAGCCAACGTTGGTATTTTGTGGATAACGGAATACGCAACGCCATTATCGGCGACTTTGAACCTTTAGCGTTGAGAAGAGATGACGATAAAGGAATGCTTTGGGAAAATTATCTTTTTATGGAAAGACTAAAAAGAAACACTTACAAAAAAAATAATCCTGAAACTTATTTCTGGCGAACCTACGATCAACAAGAGATAGACCTGGTGGAAGTAAAAGCTAAAAAAATAAATTCTTTTGAGTTTAAATACAGCTCTAAGAAACTGCCAAAACAACCAGTTGCTTTTGCAAAAGCCTACCCCGGCTCAGGTTTTGAAGTAATTAACGATAAAACGTATTTGGACTTTATACTTTAA
- a CDS encoding LPS biosynthesis protein WbpP produces MSYSKISDSSVLVTGGAGFIGSNLCHDLLQTNNRVICLDNFSTGKKQNIASFLDHKNFTLVTGDIRHPEDCKKAVEGVDIVLQQAALGSVPRSLNDPLTTNEVNVSGFLNMLIAARDAKVTRFVYAASSSTYGDSKSLPKTEDVIGKPLSPYAVTKYVNELYAHVFGLNYGMQLIGLRYFNVYGRHQDPDGAYAAAIPKFTKSFMEYKSPLINGDGTNSRDFTYIDNVIQMNHLAALTENPDAIGQVFNTAVGERADLNKLTSILKKFLSEFDSKIAEVKIQYGPERAGDIPHSLASIEKAKTLLGYKPSHTLEQGLKESVKWYWENLQGE; encoded by the coding sequence ATGTCTTATTCAAAAATTTCAGATTCTAGTGTTCTTGTTACAGGCGGCGCGGGCTTTATAGGCTCTAATTTATGCCACGACCTTTTACAAACTAATAACCGTGTTATTTGTCTTGATAATTTTTCCACTGGAAAAAAACAAAACATTGCGTCTTTTTTAGATCATAAAAATTTTACTTTAGTTACTGGAGATATTCGTCATCCTGAGGATTGTAAAAAAGCAGTTGAAGGTGTAGATATTGTTTTGCAGCAGGCGGCTTTGGGTTCTGTGCCAAGGTCTCTGAACGACCCTCTTACTACTAACGAAGTAAATGTCAGCGGCTTTTTAAATATGTTAATAGCCGCACGCGACGCCAAAGTAACACGTTTTGTGTATGCTGCCAGTTCGTCTACATATGGCGACTCAAAATCTCTTCCAAAAACGGAGGATGTTATTGGAAAACCATTGTCGCCCTATGCCGTTACGAAGTATGTAAATGAGCTGTACGCGCATGTGTTTGGATTAAACTATGGTATGCAGCTAATTGGTCTCCGCTACTTTAATGTTTACGGTCGCCATCAGGATCCGGATGGGGCTTATGCTGCAGCGATACCAAAATTTACAAAGTCTTTTATGGAATATAAATCTCCTCTTATTAATGGAGATGGTACAAATTCACGCGACTTTACTTATATAGATAACGTGATTCAAATGAATCATCTTGCGGCCTTAACCGAAAACCCCGATGCCATTGGACAGGTGTTTAATACCGCAGTAGGCGAACGCGCCGATCTGAACAAATTAACGTCTATACTAAAAAAGTTTTTATCCGAGTTTGACTCAAAAATTGCTGAGGTTAAAATTCAATATGGTCCTGAAAGGGCAGGGGATATTCCGCACTCTCTCGCCTCTATTGAAAAAGCAAAAACATTGCTAGGATATAAACCCTCTCATACTTTAGAGCAAGGGCTTAAAGAATCCGTAAAGTGGTACTGGGAAAATCTGCAAGGTGAGTAA
- a CDS encoding AAA family ATPase, with protein MPSLILLRGLPGSGKSTLAKVLSENTWPVFSIDSYFTDPVTNTYIFQFDKNHLAYKHCQDQTRKAMNDGVEKIFVDNTFTIDWEIEPYFKMAAEAGYQVFVMTVEKYHSGNNIHNVADEQLKKMADKYKVKLM; from the coding sequence ATGCCTTCACTTATCCTTTTAAGAGGTTTACCCGGCTCAGGAAAATCAACACTTGCCAAAGTACTAAGCGAAAATACCTGGCCTGTGTTTTCAATAGATAGCTATTTTACTGATCCCGTTACCAACACCTACATTTTTCAATTCGACAAAAATCATCTCGCCTACAAACACTGTCAGGATCAAACACGCAAAGCAATGAACGATGGCGTTGAAAAAATTTTTGTGGATAATACTTTCACTATTGATTGGGAAATAGAACCTTACTTCAAAATGGCTGCTGAGGCAGGTTACCAGGTATTTGTGATGACAGTGGAAAAATACCACAGCGGAAATAACATTCATAATGTGGCAGACGAGCAACTCAAAAAAATGGCCGACAAATACAAAGTGAAGCTGATGTAA
- a CDS encoding tRNA 2-thiouridine(34) synthase MnmA produces MSKHGKVLVAMSGGIDSSVTAMMLHEQGYEVIGITMKTWDYESSGSSKRETGCCSLDSINDARTMAVSYGFPHYILDIRGEFGEFIINNFVEEYLAGRTPNPCVLCNTHIKWDALLKRADMLDCEFIATGHYAQVREENNRRVIYKGLDQSKDQTYVLWGLPQESLRRTMFPLGQFQKTEIKQMAKDAGFYDLANKSESYDICFVPDNDYREFLKHRMPDLEKKVEGGNYIFKGKNVGKHRGYPFYTVGQRKGLDIALGAPVFVKEIIPETNTVILGDKEDLEENHLTVRDFNLIKYETLPEDFVGLTKIRYKDAGTLATINTIDNKLDVIFHSSVNGVAPGQSAVIYEGNDLIGGGFIDRKKLLF; encoded by the coding sequence ATGAGCAAGCACGGTAAAGTATTGGTAGCAATGAGTGGTGGGATCGACAGCAGTGTCACAGCTATGATGCTTCATGAGCAGGGTTACGAAGTTATTGGCATTACCATGAAAACGTGGGATTACGAGAGCTCTGGTTCGAGTAAACGCGAAACGGGTTGTTGTAGTTTAGACAGCATCAATGACGCGCGCACCATGGCTGTATCTTATGGCTTTCCCCATTATATTCTGGATATACGCGGAGAATTCGGAGAGTTTATTATCAATAATTTTGTTGAAGAGTATTTGGCCGGACGCACACCCAATCCTTGTGTGCTTTGCAATACACATATAAAATGGGATGCTTTGCTGAAACGTGCAGACATGCTGGATTGCGAATTTATCGCTACAGGGCATTATGCGCAGGTGCGTGAAGAAAATAACCGCAGAGTAATTTATAAAGGACTCGATCAATCAAAAGATCAAACTTATGTGTTATGGGGACTTCCCCAAGAAAGCCTTCGCCGCACCATGTTTCCATTGGGCCAGTTTCAAAAAACCGAGATCAAACAAATGGCCAAAGACGCCGGATTTTATGATCTCGCTAATAAAAGCGAGAGTTATGATATTTGTTTTGTTCCTGACAATGATTACAGAGAATTTTTAAAACACCGCATGCCCGATCTTGAAAAAAAGGTAGAAGGTGGAAATTATATTTTTAAAGGTAAGAACGTAGGCAAACACCGGGGGTATCCATTCTATACTGTGGGACAGCGTAAAGGACTGGATATCGCACTGGGAGCACCCGTTTTTGTTAAAGAAATTATACCTGAAACCAACACGGTTATTTTGGGCGATAAAGAAGATCTGGAAGAAAACCATTTGACAGTGCGAGATTTCAATCTTATTAAATACGAAACACTTCCTGAAGATTTTGTTGGCTTAACCAAGATTCGTTATAAAGACGCAGGAACTCTTGCCACTATTAACACGATTGACAATAAACTTGACGTGATTTTCCATTCCTCAGTAAATGGTGTGGCTCCCGGACAAAGCGCCGTAATTTATGAAGGAAATGATCTTATTGGCGGAGGCTTTATTGACCGTAAAAAACTTTTATTTTAG
- the fabD gene encoding [acyl-carrier-protein] S-malonyltransferase, with product MQKAYIFPGQGSQFPGMGKELYDTNSQAKDLFEKANDILGFRITDTLFSGSEEELKQTKITQPAVFLHSVVLASTLADFKPDMVAGHSLGEFSALVANKTLSFEDGLSLVYKRALAMQKACEINPSTMAAILNLDDKIVEDICAEITAGGNVVVAANYNCPGQLVISGSIEGITIACEKLKAAGAKRALVLPVGGAFHSPLMEPARVELEAAINSTKFSHPICPVYQNVTANAVSDPAAIQKNLIAQLTAPVRWTQSVQQMVNDGATQFIEVGPGKVLQGLVKKINATAEAMSA from the coding sequence ATGCAAAAAGCCTACATATTTCCAGGTCAGGGTTCGCAATTTCCAGGTATGGGGAAAGAACTTTATGATACTAATTCCCAGGCAAAAGACCTTTTTGAAAAGGCAAACGACATTTTAGGTTTTCGCATTACCGATACTCTTTTTTCGGGAAGCGAAGAAGAATTAAAACAAACGAAAATAACACAGCCAGCCGTATTCTTGCATTCTGTTGTGCTTGCTTCTACACTTGCAGACTTTAAACCAGATATGGTTGCGGGTCACTCTTTAGGTGAATTTTCTGCTTTGGTAGCAAATAAAACTTTGAGTTTTGAAGATGGACTCTCGCTGGTATACAAGCGTGCGCTCGCGATGCAGAAAGCCTGCGAAATTAATCCAAGCACTATGGCGGCTATTTTAAATTTAGACGACAAGATCGTGGAAGATATCTGCGCAGAAATTACAGCTGGCGGAAATGTGGTAGTAGCAGCAAATTATAACTGTCCCGGTCAATTGGTAATTTCAGGAAGTATTGAAGGGATTACTATAGCTTGCGAAAAATTAAAAGCGGCGGGTGCCAAACGTGCTTTGGTATTGCCGGTTGGCGGAGCATTTCATTCACCTTTAATGGAACCAGCGCGTGTAGAATTGGAAGCTGCTATTAACTCTACAAAATTCAGTCATCCAATCTGTCCGGTATATCAAAATGTGACTGCCAACGCGGTTTCTGATCCGGCAGCTATTCAAAAAAATCTTATCGCTCAATTAACTGCGCCGGTGCGCTGGACTCAAAGCGTACAACAAATGGTTAACGATGGTGCAACTCAGTTTATTGAGGTTGGTCCCGGAAAAGTTTTACAAGGTTTAGTTAAAAAAATTAATGCCACGGCAGAAGCCATGAGTGCATAA
- a CDS encoding alanine dehydrogenase has protein sequence MVMTKDVLYSLTKGGFAPQEEMLEVARKKGKLYIGIPKEIAFQENRVPLVPDAVALLVNNGHRIVIEAGAGKAANFEDTDYSEAGAEIVHSPIDVYKADTILKIAPPTLEEIEMMQPKQTLYSALQLPVQPQDFLKKLISKKLNCVAFDLIIDEAGIFPVIRAMGEIAGGASITIAAELLSNVNNGVGSILGGISGISPTEVIIIGAGTVGEFAARAAIGLGATVKVFDNSTSRLRRLQSQLGSRVFTSVIIPKVLEKHLKSADVAIGALRATRGRTPCIVTENMVSEMKTGSVIIDVSIDQGGVFETSELTNHTHPVFRKHGVIHYCVPNINSRVARTASYAFSNIFSQIMLNMGDEGGFDGIVRKDAGLRNGVYIYNGILTNQYLGEAFHLPFKDINLLMAAI, from the coding sequence ATGGTAATGACAAAAGATGTACTTTATTCTCTAACCAAAGGCGGCTTTGCGCCACAGGAGGAGATGCTCGAAGTTGCCAGAAAAAAAGGCAAACTTTATATTGGAATTCCAAAAGAAATTGCTTTCCAGGAAAACAGGGTGCCACTGGTGCCTGATGCTGTTGCCTTACTGGTTAATAACGGTCACCGCATAGTTATTGAAGCCGGTGCCGGAAAAGCTGCTAATTTCGAAGATACTGATTACAGTGAGGCTGGTGCAGAAATTGTTCATTCTCCAATAGATGTTTACAAAGCAGACACCATTTTAAAAATTGCTCCTCCTACCCTGGAAGAGATTGAGATGATGCAGCCGAAACAAACTTTGTATAGCGCTTTGCAATTACCTGTTCAACCACAGGACTTCCTGAAAAAATTAATCTCTAAGAAATTAAACTGTGTTGCCTTCGATCTTATCATTGATGAAGCTGGAATTTTTCCGGTGATCCGCGCTATGGGAGAAATTGCAGGCGGCGCAAGTATTACAATAGCAGCCGAACTCTTAAGCAATGTAAACAATGGCGTTGGATCCATATTAGGCGGTATCAGCGGCATTTCTCCAACTGAAGTTATTATTATCGGCGCGGGAACCGTTGGTGAGTTCGCAGCGCGTGCCGCCATAGGCCTTGGAGCAACTGTAAAAGTATTCGACAATTCAACTTCCCGTTTAAGAAGGTTACAAAGTCAACTGGGAAGTCGTGTGTTTACTTCTGTTATTATTCCGAAAGTACTTGAAAAACATTTAAAATCAGCAGACGTAGCGATCGGTGCTTTGCGCGCTACACGCGGACGCACACCTTGCATTGTTACAGAAAATATGGTGAGCGAAATGAAAACTGGTTCGGTTATTATCGATGTAAGCATTGACCAGGGAGGTGTTTTTGAAACTTCAGAATTAACCAACCATACACATCCAGTATTTCGCAAACATGGAGTAATTCATTATTGCGTGCCAAACATCAATAGTCGTGTTGCAAGAACAGCTTCTTATGCTTTCAGTAATATTTTTTCGCAGATCATGTTAAACATGGGTGATGAAGGTGGCTTTGATGGCATCGTGCGAAAAGATGCCGGTTTAAGAAACGGGGTTTATATTTACAATGGTATTCTTACTAACCAATATTTAGGAGAAGCATTTCATCTTCCTTTTAAAGACATTAATTTATTGATGGCAGCCATCTAA
- a CDS encoding anhydro-N-acetylmuramic acid kinase: protein MLVLGLMSGTSLDGLDLALCELEQQSGKYSYKIISAKTVAYSNDWKTRLLEAKNASAESYFALHAAYGKYMAGEVNSFLKETNLKPDLIASHGHTVFHQPSLGFSTQLGCGATIAANAKITTVCDFRSLDVALGGQGAPLVPIGDKQLFSDYDACLNIGGIANISYDDVSGNRVAYDICEANMLLNLLAERAGKAYDENGELARSGKVNDSLLNTLNTFEYYNQRGAKSIGREWFEKNVELLLEDKTGTQDLLATSTEHIADIISNELNRLKLKNVLITGGGAFNSYLIERIKSKTQCDLVLPSDEVINFKEALIFAFLGYLRVSQKTNTLHTVTGASQTSGGGAIYSI from the coding sequence ATGCTGGTTCTGGGCCTTATGAGCGGCACTTCACTCGATGGCTTAGACCTTGCCTTATGTGAGTTGGAACAGCAGTCTGGAAAATACTCCTATAAAATTATAAGCGCCAAAACAGTTGCTTATTCTAATGACTGGAAAACACGTCTGCTGGAAGCGAAAAATGCCAGCGCCGAGTCTTATTTTGCACTACATGCTGCTTACGGAAAGTACATGGCCGGGGAAGTAAATAGTTTTTTAAAAGAAACGAATTTAAAACCTGACCTGATTGCTTCTCACGGGCACACCGTTTTTCATCAACCCTCTCTTGGTTTTAGTACACAACTCGGTTGTGGCGCCACAATTGCAGCGAATGCAAAAATAACAACTGTCTGCGATTTCAGAAGTCTGGATGTGGCCCTTGGTGGACAAGGCGCGCCTTTGGTTCCTATAGGCGATAAACAGTTGTTTTCCGATTACGACGCTTGTCTTAATATCGGAGGCATTGCAAATATTTCTTACGACGATGTCAGTGGAAATAGAGTTGCCTACGACATCTGTGAAGCTAACATGCTGCTAAATCTTTTAGCGGAAAGAGCAGGAAAGGCTTACGATGAAAATGGAGAGCTAGCACGATCCGGAAAAGTGAACGATTCGCTTTTAAATACACTAAACACTTTTGAGTATTATAATCAGAGAGGTGCTAAATCCATAGGCCGTGAATGGTTTGAAAAAAATGTTGAACTCCTTCTCGAAGATAAAACAGGCACACAAGACCTATTAGCCACGTCTACTGAGCACATTGCCGACATTATTTCAAATGAATTGAATCGCTTGAAACTTAAAAATGTGCTCATTACAGGTGGAGGAGCCTTTAATTCTTATTTAATCGAAAGGATTAAATCAAAAACCCAATGTGACCTTGTTCTTCCTTCGGATGAAGTAATTAATTTTAAAGAAGCTTTAATTTTTGCCTTCCTGGGCTACTTACGTGTTAGTCAGAAAACGAATACGCTTCATACGGTCACTGGCGCTTCCCAAACAAGTGGTGGTGGGGCGATCTACAGCATTTAG
- a CDS encoding acyl-CoA dehydrogenase → MHFELSEEHLMIQKAAREFAQNELKPGVIERDELQKFPTEQIKKMGELGFMGMMVDPKYGGGGMDAISYVLAMEEISKIDASCSVVMSVNNSLVCWGLETFGNEEQKQKYLVPLAKGEKIGAFCLSEPEAGSDATSQRTTAKDMGDHYLLNGTKNWITNGNSASTYLVIAQTNVEAGHRGINALIVEKGMPGFTVGPKENKMGIRASDTHSLMFDNVKVPKENRIGEDGFGFKFAMKTLSGGRIGIASQALGIASGAFELALAYSKERKAFGKEISQHQAIQFKLADMATKIEAARLLIFHAAWLKDQHLPLDKESAMAKVFASEAAMWVTTEAVQVHGGYGYVKEYHVERLMRDAKITQIYEGTSEIQRIVISRALLS, encoded by the coding sequence ATGCATTTCGAGTTATCCGAAGAACATTTAATGATTCAAAAAGCGGCCAGAGAGTTTGCGCAGAATGAATTAAAGCCAGGAGTTATTGAACGCGATGAACTTCAAAAATTTCCAACTGAGCAGATCAAAAAAATGGGTGAGCTTGGATTTATGGGAATGATGGTTGACCCTAAATACGGCGGAGGTGGCATGGATGCTATTTCTTACGTTTTAGCCATGGAAGAAATCTCTAAGATAGATGCTTCCTGCAGTGTAGTAATGAGCGTAAATAACTCACTTGTTTGCTGGGGACTGGAAACATTTGGAAACGAAGAACAAAAACAAAAATATTTAGTGCCTTTGGCTAAAGGAGAAAAAATCGGAGCATTTTGCTTGAGCGAGCCGGAAGCTGGAAGTGATGCAACCTCTCAAAGAACTACCGCAAAAGATATGGGTGACCATTATCTATTAAACGGAACAAAAAACTGGATCACGAATGGTAATAGCGCATCTACTTATTTAGTAATCGCTCAAACCAATGTAGAAGCTGGTCACCGTGGTATTAACGCGCTCATTGTTGAAAAAGGAATGCCCGGCTTTACTGTTGGCCCTAAAGAAAACAAAATGGGAATCCGTGCCAGCGACACGCACTCTTTAATGTTTGATAATGTAAAAGTTCCAAAAGAAAATCGTATCGGCGAAGACGGATTCGGATTTAAATTCGCCATGAAAACATTAAGCGGAGGCCGCATCGGTATTGCTTCTCAGGCATTAGGAATTGCTAGTGGGGCTTTCGAATTAGCTTTAGCATATTCAAAAGAACGTAAAGCGTTTGGAAAAGAAATCAGTCAGCACCAGGCAATTCAGTTTAAATTGGCTGATATGGCTACAAAAATTGAAGCAGCGCGTTTATTGATTTTCCATGCTGCCTGGTTAAAAGATCAACATTTACCATTAGATAAAGAAAGCGCCATGGCAAAAGTATTTGCCAGCGAAGCAGCTATGTGGGTAACCACAGAAGCGGTTCAGGTTCATGGTGGCTACGGTTACGTAAAAGAGTACCATGTAGAACGTTTGATGCGTGACGCCAAGATTACGCAGATTTATGAGGGCACGAGCGAAATACAGCGTATTGTGATTTCCCGCGCTTTGTTAAGCTAA
- a CDS encoding phosphosulfolactate synthase: MANQYNFNLSHLPERTTSPRKNGVTMVMDKGISLRQAEDFISVSADYVDFVKLGFGTSLITKNVKDKIKLYKDAGMKVYVGGTLFEAFIARNKFDDYRKYIADLGLDSAEVSDGSVEINHEKKCEYISILAKDYTVLSEVGSKEEGVIIHPARWINMMLNELQAGAFKVIAEARESGTVGIFHKNGSAHTMLINRIVNKVKIENIIWETPQKSQQVYFLKLFGCNVNVGNIGVDDVIPLETLRLGLRGDTFFTFLPEEMKQPL, from the coding sequence ATGGCAAATCAATATAACTTCAACCTCTCCCACTTACCTGAACGCACAACCAGCCCACGTAAAAACGGTGTTACTATGGTAATGGATAAAGGGATTAGTCTGCGTCAGGCAGAAGATTTTATCAGCGTGTCGGCCGACTACGTTGACTTTGTAAAACTGGGTTTCGGAACCTCTTTAATTACAAAGAATGTAAAAGATAAAATTAAGTTGTATAAAGATGCCGGCATGAAAGTTTATGTGGGCGGTACCTTGTTCGAAGCTTTTATAGCACGCAACAAATTTGACGACTACAGAAAATACATTGCTGACCTTGGATTGGATTCTGCAGAAGTAAGCGATGGCAGTGTTGAAATTAATCACGAAAAGAAATGCGAATATATAAGCATTCTTGCAAAAGATTACACCGTGTTAAGTGAAGTTGGCAGTAAAGAAGAAGGCGTGATCATTCACCCTGCGCGATGGATTAACATGATGTTGAATGAATTGCAGGCTGGTGCTTTTAAAGTGATTGCCGAAGCAAGAGAAAGCGGAACTGTTGGTATTTTTCACAAGAATGGAAGTGCTCACACTATGCTTATCAACCGCATTGTAAATAAAGTAAAGATTGAAAATATCATCTGGGAAACCCCTCAAAAAAGTCAGCAGGTTTATTTTTTAAAATTATTCGGATGCAATGTAAACGTTGGTAATATTGGTGTTGACGATGTTATTCCATTAGAAACCTTACGTTTAGGGTTACGCGGAGACACCTTCTTTACTTTTTTACCGGAAGAAATGAAACAACCCCTTTAA
- a CDS encoding NADH oxidase — MKEITVQELKKLIDEKADFQLIDVREEHEFDEANLNGTLIPMGEALDRADEISKDKQVVIHCRSGKRSATVIGALESQLGYTNLYNLKGGILAYIEEIGLEK; from the coding sequence ATGAAAGAAATTACAGTACAGGAATTAAAAAAACTCATCGACGAGAAAGCGGATTTTCAATTGATTGATGTGCGCGAAGAGCACGAGTTTGACGAAGCAAATCTGAATGGAACCTTAATTCCTATGGGTGAAGCCTTAGATCGCGCTGATGAAATTTCAAAAGATAAACAAGTTGTAATTCATTGCCGCAGCGGTAAACGCAGTGCAACTGTTATTGGAGCTTTAGAAAGTCAGTTAGGCTACACCAACCTTTACAATCTTAAAGGTGGTATTCTTGCATATATTGAAGAAATCGGATTAGAAAAATAA
- a CDS encoding XRE family transcriptional regulator translates to MSKISSNIRFLRGLKGLSQEQLADELQVTRSRIGGYEEARNEPPIDLLIRLSEFFHIAIDALVRGDLKKTNLDGLMKVGKNRILFPILLDQDGNDMVELIPLKASAGYLRGYADPDYIEKLPQMRLPFLPTGKHRAFPIKGDSMPPIKEGSFVIGKYIEKAEDVKLGSTYVIVTKDDGLSYKRIMNFNKKEGTFELHSDNKVYQPYKVKLSEILEIWEYTCCINMNQYQNEELNLDSIMNMLRGLKVELAEIKKEKKLN, encoded by the coding sequence ATGAGCAAAATTTCTTCCAATATCCGTTTTTTACGAGGCCTGAAAGGCTTGTCACAAGAGCAATTAGCCGACGAGTTACAAGTTACCCGATCCCGCATTGGCGGTTACGAAGAAGCTCGTAACGAACCCCCTATTGATTTACTTATTCGCCTGTCGGAGTTTTTTCATATTGCTATCGATGCACTTGTAAGAGGCGATCTTAAAAAAACAAATCTGGATGGCTTAATGAAAGTGGGCAAGAACCGTATTTTATTTCCCATACTTTTAGATCAAGATGGAAACGATATGGTAGAGCTCATTCCTTTAAAAGCATCCGCTGGGTATTTAAGGGGTTATGCTGATCCTGATTATATTGAAAAATTACCACAAATGCGTTTGCCATTTTTACCAACAGGCAAACACCGCGCTTTTCCTATTAAAGGTGATAGCATGCCGCCTATTAAAGAGGGTTCTTTTGTGATAGGAAAATATATCGAGAAAGCGGAAGATGTAAAATTAGGAAGTACCTATGTTATCGTTACAAAAGACGATGGCTTGTCGTACAAACGTATCATGAATTTTAATAAAAAAGAAGGAACCTTTGAATTACATTCTGATAATAAAGTTTATCAACCCTATAAGGTAAAGTTGAGCGAAATCCTTGAAATTTGGGAATACACATGTTGTATTAATATGAATCAATATCAAAATGAAGAACTTAATCTGGATAGCATTATGAATATGTTACGTGGGCTGAAGGTAGAGTTGGCTGAGATTAAGAAGGAGAAAAAACTTAATTAA